Proteins co-encoded in one Opitutus terrae PB90-1 genomic window:
- the purE gene encoding 5-(carboxyamino)imidazole ribonucleotide mutase, producing the protein MATALVGIIMGSTSDWDVMQNCAQTLDQLGVPYEKRVMSAHRTPDLVIDWARGADARGLKVIIAAAGGAAHLAGVAAALTPLPVLGVPMESASLKGLDSLLSMVQMPGGIPVATFAIGKPGAVNAALFAAATLALSDAKIKRALEDYRAAQSKKVAEAKLP; encoded by the coding sequence ATGGCAACTGCTCTCGTCGGGATCATCATGGGCAGCACGTCGGATTGGGACGTGATGCAGAACTGCGCGCAGACGCTCGATCAGCTCGGCGTGCCTTACGAGAAACGGGTGATGAGCGCGCATCGAACTCCCGATCTGGTGATCGACTGGGCGCGCGGGGCGGACGCTCGCGGCCTCAAGGTCATCATTGCCGCGGCGGGGGGTGCGGCGCACCTTGCGGGCGTGGCCGCGGCGCTGACCCCGCTGCCGGTGCTCGGAGTGCCGATGGAATCGGCGTCGCTCAAGGGGCTCGATTCGCTGCTTTCGATGGTGCAGATGCCAGGCGGGATTCCCGTGGCAACGTTCGCGATCGGCAAGCCCGGCGCGGTGAATGCGGCGTTGTTTGCCGCGGCCACGCTGGCGTTGAGCGATGCGAAGATCAAACGCGCGCTCGAGGACTATCGCGCGGCACAGTCGAAGAAGGTGGCCGAAGCGAAACTGCCGTAG
- a CDS encoding nucleotidyltransferase family protein — MADPAKPSASSPHLGAFRFGVIVLAAGASTRMGQPKQLLPLAGQPLVVRAVEAALASSAWPVIVVLGASADLIRPLLAKHPVLVVENPAWAEGMASSLRTGIATLQQFSRSVDGAIIALCDQPGFSADVIRRLISRQQETGRSIVAAHYEGRNGVPALFLRQHFAALAALTGEEGARTLVNRSTSEVATVDLPALAVDLDTPADYAAQNPV; from the coding sequence ATGGCTGATCCCGCAAAACCCTCTGCCTCTTCCCCTCATCTGGGGGCGTTTCGGTTCGGCGTGATTGTGCTGGCCGCCGGTGCGTCCACGCGGATGGGCCAGCCCAAGCAACTGCTGCCACTCGCAGGTCAGCCACTCGTCGTACGCGCCGTCGAGGCCGCGCTGGCGTCGAGCGCCTGGCCGGTGATCGTCGTTCTCGGCGCCTCCGCCGACCTGATCCGCCCGCTGCTCGCGAAGCATCCCGTGCTCGTCGTCGAAAATCCCGCGTGGGCCGAAGGCATGGCTTCCTCGCTCCGCACCGGCATCGCCACGCTCCAGCAATTCTCCCGCTCGGTGGACGGCGCGATCATCGCGCTGTGCGATCAACCGGGCTTTTCGGCAGACGTGATCAGGCGGCTAATTTCCCGACAGCAGGAGACCGGTCGCAGCATCGTCGCGGCCCATTACGAAGGGCGGAACGGCGTGCCCGCGCTGTTCCTCCGGCAGCACTTCGCCGCCCTGGCCGCACTGACCGGCGAAGAGGGCGCGCGCACCCTCGTGAATCGATCGACGAGTGAGGTCGCGACGGTCGACCTGCCCGCGCTGGCGGTGGACTTGGACACGCCGGCGGATTACGCCGCGCAGAATCCCGTTTAG
- a CDS encoding TonB-dependent receptor plug domain-containing protein, whose translation MNLLLHRKLRVGLSLCALTGLLAVVSANAQTTATETQEEQKTITLEKYDVTGSRIRRLDAETVSPVLQMTAQEISIKGFTTLGDALRAMPYNSGQALTPTDSGTSFTPGVSTINLRGLGNNSTLVLINGRRGVPYASPGFNGFQTVFDMNSIPAAAIESVEILKDGGSALYGSDAVAGVVNVKLRRDYEGLSSTVQIGDYFNTGGFFKKASAVIGTSSAKTSVVTALSWEQRDAVFARDLYYTRNADKIEFKNKGHAYWTVHNLQGSGYNTPQEYFTAMELTDPVNDLGLGDNTSSRGYPGRAYVGGRAYTFTNPTSTPTVAGATPGTNWYNYQVENGLFPEYRQLSFYTSLRYDVNEKLYAFAEMSFSRMQTEVNSASTPADLENSHGLTTGSANVNPTNSPGTSESEWGLHIPAYNPYNPWAVDIFRGNRRMWENGPRINDVTSDTPRFLVGLGGTLANDWTWEFGAMYSKNTVDNLNRGTVPDYRLQQALMGLTRQGDGSLSWDPTTPQAGRVYYNWFGENEAAMANFLTVDNPNQAYLEYKNFDISTTGSVFESLPAGAIGVAVGAEHRQEKFGNVKSDLNATGNVLGGSEGTSSYGTRELTAIYVEADIPLLKNAPLAKSLELQVAGRYEDYSDDGFARQARPKLGLKWRPLDWLVVRGSYAKSFKAPDMAYLYTSSQTSFTSSQILDPVTGSEIDQLQIVTGGNPNLAPELTDTYYAGVVISPRGKLDGLNVSVDWFQFDQKNLLAQLSDFYGYNQFLSEAAAGNSLFADKVVRDQSGEVLFIRDDYANISTGKYAGMDVDVNYTWKSGTWGTIFAGIQVTWIDQLLTDGDNLVGGYLVPRLNGTSTISWNKGDWGVNLFGVFRGRREYHALYGSLAAEEDLYYNYDIKSQYTQNVSVTYRGFRDLELSVGVNNIFDQQPPLDFFDGTGTTSGVNDPEPAFWYMRAEMKF comes from the coding sequence ATGAACCTACTTCTTCACCGGAAGTTGCGGGTTGGTCTCTCGCTTTGCGCGTTGACCGGCCTATTGGCGGTTGTCAGCGCGAACGCGCAGACGACAGCCACTGAAACGCAGGAAGAACAGAAAACGATCACGCTCGAAAAGTATGACGTCACCGGCTCCCGCATTCGGCGGCTCGATGCCGAGACGGTCAGCCCTGTGCTGCAGATGACGGCGCAGGAGATCTCCATCAAGGGCTTCACGACCTTGGGCGATGCGTTGCGCGCGATGCCGTACAACAGCGGCCAGGCTCTGACGCCCACGGATTCGGGCACGAGCTTCACGCCGGGCGTCAGCACGATCAATCTGCGCGGCTTGGGCAACAACAGCACCCTGGTGCTGATCAACGGCCGTCGTGGTGTGCCCTATGCCTCGCCTGGTTTCAACGGATTCCAGACGGTGTTCGACATGAACAGCATCCCTGCTGCGGCCATTGAGAGCGTCGAGATCCTCAAGGACGGCGGGTCCGCGCTTTACGGCTCGGATGCGGTCGCCGGCGTGGTGAACGTCAAGCTTCGCCGCGATTACGAGGGCCTCTCGAGCACGGTACAGATTGGCGATTACTTCAACACGGGCGGCTTCTTTAAGAAGGCTTCGGCGGTGATCGGCACGTCGTCGGCCAAGACCAGCGTCGTCACCGCGCTAAGCTGGGAGCAACGGGATGCGGTGTTTGCGCGCGATCTCTATTACACGCGCAACGCGGACAAGATCGAGTTCAAGAACAAGGGGCACGCCTACTGGACGGTGCACAATCTCCAGGGCTCGGGCTACAACACGCCGCAGGAGTACTTCACGGCGATGGAGCTCACCGATCCGGTGAATGATCTCGGGCTGGGCGACAACACCTCATCGCGCGGCTACCCCGGCCGCGCGTATGTCGGCGGGCGGGCTTACACGTTCACGAATCCCACCAGCACGCCGACCGTCGCAGGTGCGACGCCTGGCACCAACTGGTACAATTACCAGGTGGAAAACGGGCTCTTCCCCGAATACCGACAGCTGTCGTTCTACACTTCGCTGCGCTACGACGTGAATGAGAAGCTGTACGCGTTTGCGGAAATGTCGTTCTCCCGGATGCAGACCGAGGTGAACTCCGCCTCCACGCCGGCGGATTTGGAAAACTCCCACGGCCTCACCACCGGTTCGGCCAACGTGAACCCAACCAACTCGCCCGGCACGTCGGAGTCCGAGTGGGGTCTGCATATTCCCGCCTACAACCCGTACAATCCGTGGGCGGTCGACATCTTCCGCGGCAACCGCCGCATGTGGGAAAACGGCCCGCGCATCAACGACGTCACGTCTGACACCCCGCGTTTCCTCGTCGGTTTGGGCGGCACGCTCGCCAACGACTGGACCTGGGAGTTCGGCGCGATGTATTCGAAGAATACGGTCGACAACCTGAATCGCGGTACGGTGCCCGACTACCGCCTGCAGCAGGCGCTGATGGGTCTGACGCGTCAGGGTGACGGCTCGCTGAGCTGGGATCCGACCACGCCGCAGGCCGGCCGCGTCTATTACAACTGGTTTGGTGAGAATGAGGCCGCCATGGCGAATTTCCTGACGGTCGACAATCCCAACCAAGCCTACCTCGAGTACAAGAACTTCGATATTTCCACGACGGGCTCGGTGTTTGAAAGCCTGCCCGCCGGCGCGATCGGCGTCGCGGTCGGTGCCGAGCACCGCCAGGAGAAGTTCGGCAACGTCAAGAGTGATCTCAACGCCACCGGTAACGTGCTCGGCGGTAGCGAAGGCACGAGCAGCTACGGCACGCGCGAGCTGACGGCGATCTACGTGGAGGCCGATATTCCACTGCTGAAGAACGCCCCGCTCGCCAAGTCGCTCGAGCTGCAGGTCGCCGGTCGCTACGAAGACTACAGCGATGACGGCTTTGCCCGTCAGGCCCGGCCGAAGCTCGGCCTCAAGTGGCGGCCGCTCGACTGGCTGGTGGTGCGCGGCTCGTACGCAAAGTCGTTCAAGGCGCCGGACATGGCGTACCTCTACACGTCGTCGCAGACGAGCTTCACCTCGTCGCAGATCCTCGACCCGGTCACGGGCAGCGAGATCGATCAGCTCCAGATCGTCACCGGCGGCAATCCGAACCTCGCGCCGGAGCTGACGGATACCTACTATGCAGGCGTTGTGATCTCGCCCCGCGGCAAGCTCGATGGGCTGAACGTTTCGGTCGACTGGTTCCAGTTCGACCAGAAAAACCTGCTCGCCCAGCTGAGCGATTTCTATGGGTACAACCAGTTCCTCTCCGAGGCGGCGGCGGGCAACTCACTCTTTGCCGACAAGGTCGTCCGCGACCAAAGCGGCGAAGTGCTCTTTATCCGTGACGACTACGCCAACATCTCGACCGGCAAATACGCCGGCATGGACGTCGACGTGAACTACACCTGGAAGTCCGGTACCTGGGGCACGATCTTCGCCGGGATTCAGGTTACCTGGATCGACCAGCTGCTCACCGACGGTGACAATCTCGTCGGCGGTTATCTGGTCCCGCGGCTGAACGGCACGTCCACGATCTCCTGGAACAAGGGCGACTGGGGCGTGAACCTGTTCGGCGTGTTCCGTGGTCGGCGTGAGTATCACGCCCTCTATGGCTCGCTCGCGGCCGAAGAGGACCTGTATTACAACTACGACATCAAGTCGCAGTATACCCAGAACGTTTCTGTCACGTATCGGGGCTTCCGCGATCTTGAACTGTCAGTCGGCGTGAACAACATCTTCGACCAGCAGCCGCCGCTGGACTTCTTCGATGGCACCGGAACGACCTCCGGCGTCAACGACCCGGAGCCCGCCTTCTGGTATATGCGGGCCGAGATGAAGTTCTGA
- a CDS encoding S9 family peptidase — protein MKSCRLLLIFVACTAAAALARAEDSLIPIEHFVRDLTFDEIKVSPDGSKVAALSKWKEHLNLYVIDLKTKEPKMLTGLTTMSVGGVHWVGNNRLIFTGVKDGSLTGGLFAIDADGKNSRALNESAEQQGSRGSHVYRDVEIISRYGKSTDEILVASNERRLQEPDAYRMNVHTGKKRLVAMNPGKVRRWVADNAGAVRIGYGFYGGEHFLVARKGASGVFKEIKRWKFRDGRCEPLAFDQENRLVYVRSTLGRDTAAIALLDPETGEIVKELFHDDVYDAEDVVRHRSTGDLLGFAIEREKPGRVWAIDGMKKLQALTDEALPDTLNLFYSYSDDNRWIVVEAFSDRDPGTFYMLDTRELTLEKLVSRADWIKPEQMAAMKPVQFVTPDGLTIHGYLTLPPNSSGKNLPLIINPHGGPQARDEWRFWPEVQFLASRGYAVLRINFRGSIGYGRKFEQAGFGEWGRAMQDDITNAVKWAIAEGIADPKRVAIYGASYGGFATMAGLAFTPDLYCCGINYVGVTDMKLLLDTIPDGWEDSRAELNAMTGDPKKDLERMEAASPMRHVDNIRVPVFFAYGRLDERVDIDHGTEMAAKLRRKGIPVVWMEREDEGHGYRKNENQIAFYTEMEKFLATYLIPAGKVKLGDLKTIEMPALEK, from the coding sequence ATGAAGTCCTGTCGTCTTCTCTTGATTTTCGTTGCGTGCACCGCTGCGGCGGCCTTGGCGCGGGCGGAAGACAGCCTGATCCCGATCGAGCACTTCGTGCGCGATCTCACGTTCGATGAGATCAAGGTGTCTCCGGACGGAAGCAAGGTCGCCGCGCTCTCAAAATGGAAGGAGCACCTGAACCTTTACGTGATCGATCTGAAAACGAAGGAGCCGAAGATGCTCACGGGCCTGACCACGATGAGCGTGGGCGGCGTGCATTGGGTGGGGAACAACCGGCTGATCTTCACTGGGGTGAAGGACGGCAGTCTCACAGGTGGGCTGTTTGCCATTGATGCGGATGGCAAAAACTCGCGCGCGCTCAACGAGAGCGCCGAGCAGCAGGGCAGTCGTGGCTCCCACGTGTACCGGGATGTCGAGATCATCAGTCGGTATGGCAAATCAACCGACGAGATATTGGTGGCTTCGAACGAGCGCCGACTGCAGGAGCCGGACGCCTATCGGATGAACGTGCACACCGGCAAGAAGCGGCTGGTGGCGATGAACCCGGGCAAGGTGCGGCGCTGGGTGGCCGACAACGCCGGCGCGGTGCGCATCGGCTACGGGTTCTACGGCGGTGAGCATTTTCTCGTCGCGCGCAAGGGCGCCAGCGGCGTGTTCAAGGAAATCAAGCGCTGGAAATTCCGCGACGGTCGTTGCGAGCCGCTCGCGTTCGATCAGGAAAACCGGTTGGTCTACGTGCGCAGCACGCTGGGCCGCGACACCGCCGCCATCGCGCTGCTGGATCCGGAAACCGGCGAGATCGTGAAAGAACTCTTCCATGACGATGTTTACGACGCCGAAGACGTCGTCCGACACCGAAGCACGGGCGATCTGCTGGGCTTCGCCATCGAGCGCGAGAAACCCGGCCGTGTCTGGGCGATCGACGGGATGAAGAAGCTGCAGGCGCTCACGGATGAGGCGCTGCCCGACACGCTCAACCTCTTCTACAGCTACAGCGACGACAACCGGTGGATCGTGGTGGAGGCTTTCAGCGATCGCGACCCGGGCACATTCTACATGCTGGATACGCGCGAGCTGACGCTCGAGAAGCTCGTCAGCCGAGCGGACTGGATCAAACCGGAGCAGATGGCGGCGATGAAGCCGGTCCAATTTGTCACCCCGGACGGCTTGACGATTCACGGCTACCTTACACTGCCGCCAAATTCGTCCGGCAAGAACCTCCCCCTGATCATCAATCCGCACGGTGGACCGCAAGCGCGCGACGAGTGGCGTTTCTGGCCGGAGGTTCAGTTCCTCGCGAGCCGCGGCTACGCGGTGCTGCGAATCAACTTCCGCGGATCGATCGGCTACGGACGCAAATTTGAACAAGCTGGGTTCGGCGAGTGGGGCCGCGCGATGCAGGACGACATCACCAACGCCGTCAAATGGGCCATTGCCGAGGGCATCGCCGACCCCAAGCGCGTCGCCATCTACGGCGCGAGCTACGGCGGATTCGCCACGATGGCGGGACTCGCCTTCACCCCGGACCTGTATTGCTGCGGAATCAACTACGTCGGCGTGACCGACATGAAGCTGCTGCTCGATACGATTCCCGACGGCTGGGAGGATAGCCGTGCGGAGCTCAATGCGATGACGGGCGACCCCAAGAAGGACTTGGAGCGCATGGAAGCGGCTTCGCCGATGCGGCACGTCGACAACATCCGGGTGCCGGTCTTCTTCGCTTATGGCCGGCTCGACGAGCGGGTGGATATCGATCACGGCACCGAGATGGCCGCGAAGCTTCGGCGCAAGGGGATCCCGGTGGTCTGGATGGAGCGCGAGGATGAAGGCCACGGTTACCGCAAAAACGAGAACCAAATCGCGTTCTATACAGAAATGGAAAAGTTCCTTGCGACGTATCTGATCCCGGCCGGCAAGGTGAAGCTCGGCGATCTCAAGACCATCGAGATGCCGGCGCTTGAGAAGTAG
- a CDS encoding XdhC family protein, protein MHELATLLHRLLDRRTYPAVLATLVSVAGSSYRRAGARLLIDATGERLGSISGGCLEEDVRTHAAEIVRTGQPKVVTYDTTSENDLVWGVGLGCHGVVDVFLENLSAPPAWATILQRNLEHRHTTDLAVVWRADDPAQLGTRLASELPDVTGGAGVFRQTLHPPPALYVFGAGDDAQPLVQLAKVLGWQVIVADPRAEFATPDRFPTADRLVVAPAARLVEPCAPPADACAVVMTHRYVHDVPILKQLFARTLNYVGLLGPKKRATRILADLANEGVHPIPQRLGRFHAPVGLDLGADSPQEVALSIVAEIQASLGGRDARPLREREKPIHG, encoded by the coding sequence GTGCACGAACTGGCCACCCTGCTTCATCGGCTGCTCGATCGCCGCACCTATCCGGCGGTGTTGGCGACCTTGGTCTCCGTGGCCGGATCCTCCTATCGGCGGGCGGGAGCGCGACTGTTGATTGATGCCACCGGTGAACGTCTTGGGTCGATCAGCGGCGGCTGCCTCGAGGAGGATGTTCGGACGCACGCTGCCGAGATCGTCCGCACCGGCCAGCCGAAGGTGGTGACCTACGACACCACGTCTGAAAACGACCTCGTCTGGGGTGTCGGGCTGGGATGCCACGGCGTCGTGGACGTGTTTTTAGAAAACCTCTCCGCGCCGCCCGCGTGGGCGACGATCCTCCAGCGCAACCTCGAGCATCGGCACACCACGGACCTTGCCGTGGTGTGGCGAGCCGATGACCCGGCTCAGCTCGGCACGAGACTGGCGAGCGAGTTGCCGGACGTCACGGGAGGCGCAGGTGTTTTCCGTCAGACGCTTCATCCGCCCCCGGCACTGTATGTGTTCGGCGCGGGCGACGACGCCCAACCGCTGGTGCAACTGGCCAAAGTCCTCGGCTGGCAGGTGATCGTGGCCGATCCGCGAGCCGAATTCGCGACTCCAGATCGGTTTCCCACCGCGGATCGGCTGGTGGTCGCGCCCGCCGCCCGGCTGGTCGAGCCATGTGCGCCACCAGCCGACGCCTGCGCCGTCGTCATGACGCACCGCTACGTCCACGATGTTCCGATCCTGAAGCAGCTGTTCGCAAGGACCCTCAATTACGTCGGCCTGCTGGGGCCGAAGAAACGGGCGACGCGAATTCTCGCCGATCTCGCCAACGAAGGGGTGCACCCCATTCCCCAGCGCTTAGGCCGGTTTCACGCACCGGTCGGGCTCGATCTCGGCGCCGACTCGCCACAGGAAGTCGCCCTGAGCATCGTCGCCGAGATCCAAGCCTCGCTCGGCGGACGCGATGCCCGACCGCTGCGCGAACGGGAGAAACCGATTCATGGCTGA
- a CDS encoding RDD family protein, whose amino-acid sequence MKTPARTFFLAALASWMALTAAALAQNDPAPAAPDQSTPAAQPSATTADPQTAPAAEEPKAAPVAEQPAAPEAAPASAAEPEMRRLDQPAAEETETSAATNDEATSTDEQKVETQAPDAPEAPPAPAPKAERKWERQQFNRHAGNERVSIWQDSTLAEGEEAGAVVSIVGSSTSAGKVSDAVVSILGSSTSSGHVGGAVVSVFGSSRMTDGSVGDAVVSVLGNTYVNGRVRGDVVAVLGNVELGPQAEVHGQIVCVGGKVNRDAAAQVHGQVNNIAMGFSFGGFEWLHAWISQCLLYGRPLAFGPHLMWAWWIAIGFFVLYLAFALLFPRGIVRCAETLEQRPGFSILTAFLVTLLAPAAVVILAITVIGTPAVILGLFVAGLFGKAAMFAWVGRRITRFLGNGPLAHPFFAVLIGGVIVLLLYTVPVVGFVVAKLTSWLGVGIVIYTLILVMQRNKAARLPAVAAAAPATTILPAVAPLGATGASASMSTADAGVASAPVSVVVSAATLTRAGFWIRAAASLIDAAIVAVAVNLFPDRWEPNFLLSFATYCVVLWATKATTIGGIVCSLKVVRLDDRKLDWPTALVRVLGGFISLIPAGLGFIWVAFDDQRQSWHDKIAGTTVVYVPRGLSLL is encoded by the coding sequence GGCTCTGGCGCAGAACGATCCCGCGCCAGCGGCTCCGGATCAGTCCACCCCTGCGGCTCAACCCAGCGCCACGACGGCCGACCCGCAGACCGCGCCCGCCGCCGAGGAACCAAAAGCGGCACCGGTGGCGGAACAGCCGGCCGCTCCTGAGGCGGCGCCCGCCAGCGCGGCGGAGCCGGAGATGCGGCGGCTTGATCAACCTGCGGCCGAGGAGACCGAAACCAGCGCTGCCACGAACGACGAGGCGACAAGCACCGACGAGCAGAAGGTGGAGACACAGGCGCCCGACGCTCCCGAGGCGCCTCCCGCTCCCGCACCCAAGGCCGAACGCAAGTGGGAGCGGCAGCAGTTCAACCGCCACGCGGGCAATGAGCGGGTTTCGATCTGGCAGGATTCCACCCTTGCGGAGGGCGAGGAGGCCGGCGCGGTCGTGTCCATCGTCGGATCTTCCACCTCCGCCGGCAAGGTTAGCGATGCCGTCGTCTCCATCCTTGGCTCGTCGACGTCCTCCGGCCACGTAGGTGGGGCGGTCGTATCCGTTTTTGGCAGCTCGCGCATGACGGACGGCAGCGTCGGCGACGCCGTCGTCTCCGTGCTCGGCAACACCTATGTCAACGGCCGGGTCCGCGGCGACGTCGTCGCCGTGCTGGGCAACGTGGAACTCGGGCCGCAGGCCGAGGTTCACGGCCAGATCGTTTGTGTTGGCGGCAAGGTCAACCGCGACGCGGCCGCCCAGGTTCACGGTCAGGTCAACAACATTGCCATGGGATTCAGCTTCGGCGGATTCGAATGGCTGCACGCCTGGATTTCCCAGTGCCTGCTCTATGGACGGCCCCTCGCCTTCGGGCCGCATCTGATGTGGGCGTGGTGGATCGCGATCGGGTTCTTCGTCCTCTACCTGGCGTTCGCGTTGTTGTTCCCGCGCGGGATTGTGCGCTGCGCGGAGACGTTGGAGCAGCGCCCCGGTTTCTCGATTCTCACCGCGTTCCTGGTCACGCTGCTGGCGCCCGCGGCGGTGGTGATCCTCGCGATCACGGTGATCGGCACCCCCGCCGTGATCCTCGGGCTCTTCGTGGCCGGACTGTTTGGGAAGGCTGCGATGTTCGCGTGGGTCGGCCGGCGCATCACCCGTTTCCTGGGAAATGGTCCGCTGGCGCATCCGTTCTTCGCCGTCCTGATCGGTGGCGTGATCGTGCTGTTGCTCTACACCGTGCCCGTCGTCGGCTTCGTCGTCGCGAAGCTCACCTCGTGGCTCGGCGTCGGCATTGTAATCTATACCCTGATTCTCGTCATGCAGCGGAACAAGGCCGCCCGCCTGCCCGCGGTGGCGGCGGCGGCACCGGCGACCACAATCCTCCCGGCAGTCGCTCCGCTCGGAGCTACGGGCGCCAGCGCCTCCATGTCGACCGCCGACGCTGGCGTGGCCAGTGCGCCCGTTTCGGTGGTCGTGTCGGCGGCGACGCTCACGCGAGCCGGTTTCTGGATACGCGCTGCGGCGTCGCTGATCGACGCGGCGATCGTCGCGGTGGCGGTGAATCTGTTCCCGGATCGCTGGGAGCCGAACTTCCTGCTGTCGTTCGCGACTTATTGCGTGGTCCTGTGGGCAACCAAGGCGACGACGATCGGCGGCATCGTCTGCAGCCTCAAGGTGGTGCGGCTCGATGATCGCAAGCTCGACTGGCCGACCGCGCTGGTGCGCGTGCTTGGCGGCTTCATCTCGCTGATTCCGGCGGGCCTCGGGTTCATCTGGGTCGCCTTCGACGACCAGCGGCAGTCCTGGCATGACAAGATCGCCGGCACCACCGTGGTGTATGTGCCGCGCGGCCTGTCGCTGCTGTAG
- a CDS encoding sensor histidine kinase encodes MTSFPTPAWLRRHLPQTAAPFPLRLQIGFGAVAAALLGIGYVLEHYFARALVEAPWGASSRGWDSIAWFVWLMAAPAVLVLVLRFPLTRGDLARNLPGSVVAAATLYAAVVGARFALRMLLQPWTDSADKLAFDWPTFWAFNLAALPMDFLTFGGFLAAAIAIDYYRRHCEHAEETLALRLRTAQLESDLARAELTALRGQLHPHFLFNSFNAVSTLVRQGRHEAAIETIAQLSMLLRLAMERTGQQELPLETEIDFVRRYLEIERIRFGEKLQVEISVEPEANRALVPNFLFQPLAENAIKHGISRRTVPGRVHIAAVRAADRLMLVIENDGAPQASPGAGAETRAGGVGLANTRARLEKIYGSDYDLEMIPQTDGGMRIQINLPWRASPLL; translated from the coding sequence ATGACCTCGTTTCCAACCCCAGCTTGGTTACGTCGGCACCTGCCCCAGACCGCCGCTCCGTTTCCCCTTCGGCTCCAGATTGGCTTTGGGGCGGTGGCGGCGGCTTTGTTGGGAATCGGCTACGTGCTGGAACACTACTTCGCCCGGGCTTTGGTTGAGGCTCCCTGGGGGGCGAGTTCACGCGGCTGGGATTCGATCGCTTGGTTCGTCTGGCTGATGGCTGCGCCGGCCGTTCTGGTGCTGGTGCTGCGATTCCCGCTCACCCGCGGCGACCTCGCTCGCAACCTCCCAGGATCTGTCGTGGCTGCGGCCACGCTCTATGCGGCGGTGGTCGGGGCTCGCTTCGCGTTGCGGATGCTGCTGCAACCCTGGACGGATTCCGCTGACAAGCTGGCGTTCGACTGGCCGACCTTCTGGGCATTCAACCTCGCCGCGCTGCCGATGGACTTTCTCACGTTTGGCGGCTTCCTGGCGGCGGCGATCGCCATCGACTACTACCGGAGGCACTGTGAGCACGCGGAGGAAACACTGGCGCTACGGCTGCGTACGGCCCAGCTCGAGTCCGATCTGGCGCGCGCGGAACTCACCGCGCTGCGCGGGCAGTTGCACCCCCATTTCCTGTTTAACAGTTTCAACGCGGTCAGCACGCTCGTGCGGCAGGGGCGGCACGAGGCGGCCATCGAGACGATTGCCCAATTGAGCATGTTGCTCCGACTGGCGATGGAGCGCACGGGGCAGCAGGAGTTGCCGCTCGAAACCGAGATCGATTTCGTCCGGCGTTATCTCGAGATCGAGAGGATTCGGTTTGGCGAAAAACTACAGGTGGAAATCTCGGTTGAGCCGGAAGCGAACCGGGCGCTGGTGCCGAACTTTTTGTTTCAACCGCTGGCGGAAAACGCGATCAAGCATGGCATCTCCCGGCGGACGGTACCGGGCCGGGTGCACATCGCCGCCGTACGCGCCGCGGATCGCTTGATGCTCGTGATCGAGAACGACGGGGCTCCGCAGGCGTCGCCGGGGGCCGGCGCAGAGACTCGAGCGGGCGGCGTGGGTCTCGCGAATACGCGGGCGCGATTGGAAAAAATCTACGGCTCCGATTACGATCTGGAGATGATTCCCCAGACGGACGGCGGAATGCGGATCCAGATCAACTTGCCCTGGCGGGCATCACCCCTGCTTTGA